Proteins from a genomic interval of Niabella soli DSM 19437:
- a CDS encoding TlpA family protein disulfide reductase — protein sequence MKYLVFLFIAIISFLPGYSQGLPPYKQYRTIPAVKLLNPDSTGYELKAKLQKNKPVLIMIFSPECDHCKHETEEMLKNIDKYKDIQIVMATPLPLKEMAGFITHYQLQKYPNILVGRDYSYTFPVYYNIKNLPFHAFYNANKQLITAFEGSMSSQAVLKIFGK from the coding sequence ATGAAGTATTTAGTTTTTCTTTTTATTGCAATAATAAGTTTTTTGCCCGGTTACAGCCAGGGGCTGCCCCCCTATAAACAATACCGCACCATTCCCGCGGTAAAATTATTGAACCCTGACAGCACCGGCTATGAGTTAAAAGCAAAACTCCAGAAAAATAAACCGGTACTGATCATGATATTCAGCCCGGAATGTGACCACTGCAAACATGAAACGGAGGAAATGCTGAAAAATATCGACAAGTACAAAGATATCCAGATCGTAATGGCCACCCCCCTGCCCCTTAAAGAAATGGCCGGTTTTATTACCCATTACCAACTGCAAAAATATCCCAATATTCTTGTAGGCCGTGATTATTCTTATACCTTCCCCGTATACTACAATATCAAGAACCTCCCCTTCCACGCTTTTTATAATGCCAACAAACAACTCATTACTGCGTTTGAAGGAAGTATGTCCAGCCAGGCCGTATTAAAAATATTCGGTAAATAA
- the pafA gene encoding alkaline phosphatase PafA, translating to MIKKLPLLLLVLLTSFSGSAQHVVKRPKLVVGIVVDQMRWDYLYRYADRYGKGGFNRLLNDGFSCENTFISHLPSFTAVGHTTIFTGSVPAIHGIAGNDWIDEATGKSVYCTDDSTVQGVGSTSKAGKMSPRNNLASTITDELKLATNFRSKVVGVSLKDRASILPAGHTADGAFWFDDESRRFISSTWYMKELPQWTNEFNGKKEPEALAAKPWTTLYPINTYTQSTADDVPWEGKFKGEKTTAFPHDISEPFKTDPDVIRSSPYGNTLTLDFAKAALDGYKLGTGSFTDFLTINCASTDYVGHKYGPNSIEVEDVYLRLDKDLEAFFNYLDQKIGKGKYLVFLTADHGAAHSIGFMQNHKIPADFLQDGKMVTALNELLKKQFGADKLILSGANYQIHFDNKQIAEKKLDYAAIKKTAVSFLQKQHGVQFVADLGNIGSESIPEPIKTMIINGYNYKRSGPIEIIPDPAWFSGKPGGTGTTHGTWSPHDTHIPLLWYGWGIQPGKLTREVHMTDIAPTLAALLHIQRPNGCVGAVIPEVAK from the coding sequence ATGATAAAAAAGCTTCCCCTGCTGCTGCTTGTCCTTTTGACCTCCTTTTCAGGCAGTGCACAGCATGTTGTAAAACGTCCAAAATTAGTAGTAGGCATTGTAGTAGACCAAATGCGCTGGGATTACCTGTATCGTTATGCCGACCGATACGGCAAAGGCGGTTTTAACCGGCTGCTGAATGATGGGTTTTCCTGCGAAAATACCTTTATCAGTCACTTGCCTTCGTTTACGGCTGTAGGGCACACCACCATTTTTACCGGGTCCGTTCCCGCAATACATGGCATTGCCGGTAACGACTGGATCGATGAGGCCACCGGAAAATCGGTTTACTGTACCGATGATTCCACCGTACAGGGAGTAGGAAGCACTTCAAAAGCGGGAAAAATGTCTCCCAGAAATAACCTGGCTAGCACCATTACAGATGAATTGAAACTGGCGACCAACTTCCGCTCAAAAGTGGTGGGTGTTTCCCTGAAAGACAGGGCTTCGATTTTGCCCGCCGGGCATACCGCCGATGGCGCTTTCTGGTTCGACGATGAAAGCCGCCGGTTTATTTCCAGCACCTGGTATATGAAAGAACTGCCGCAATGGACAAACGAATTTAACGGCAAAAAAGAACCGGAAGCCCTGGCGGCAAAACCCTGGACCACTTTATATCCTATTAATACCTACACACAAAGCACTGCTGACGATGTTCCCTGGGAAGGAAAATTCAAAGGGGAAAAAACGACTGCCTTTCCGCATGATATAAGCGAACCTTTCAAAACGGATCCGGATGTGATCCGGAGCTCCCCTTACGGTAATACCCTGACGCTGGACTTTGCAAAAGCCGCCTTAGACGGTTACAAATTAGGAACAGGTTCTTTTACTGATTTTCTTACGATCAATTGCGCTTCCACTGATTATGTGGGCCACAAGTACGGACCTAACTCGATTGAAGTAGAAGACGTTTATTTACGGCTGGATAAAGATCTGGAAGCTTTTTTTAATTACCTCGATCAAAAAATAGGCAAAGGCAAATACCTCGTTTTCCTGACAGCAGATCACGGCGCGGCACATTCGATCGGCTTTATGCAAAACCACAAAATACCTGCAGATTTTTTGCAGGATGGAAAAATGGTAACGGCATTGAACGAGCTATTGAAAAAGCAATTCGGGGCAGATAAGCTGATACTGTCCGGCGCAAACTACCAGATCCATTTTGACAATAAACAGATAGCTGAAAAAAAATTAGATTACGCCGCCATTAAAAAAACAGCAGTGTCTTTTTTGCAAAAACAGCATGGCGTGCAATTTGTGGCCGACCTGGGTAATATTGGAAGCGAATCCATTCCGGAACCCATTAAAACGATGATCATAAACGGGTATAATTATAAACGTTCCGGCCCAATCGAGATCATTCCCGACCCTGCCTGGTTTAGCGGAAAACCCGGAGGCACCGGAACCACACATGGTACCTGGAGCCCGCATGATACGCATATTCCATTACTCTGGTACGGCTGGGGCATTCAGCCTGGTAAATTAACCCGGGAAGTGCATATGACCGATATTGCGCCTACGCTTGCGGCCCTGTTACATATTCAGCGGCCCAACGGATGCGTGGGTGCGGTGATACCTGAAGTAGCAAAATAA
- a CDS encoding replication-associated recombination protein A — protein MTPLAERLRPMTLDELAGQEHLTGKGSILRKSIETGTVPSMILWGPPGVGKTTIATIIANTVNRPFIALSAISSGVKDIRDAIATATASRGAILFIDEIHRFNKSQQDALLGAVEKGIITLIGATTENPSFEVNSALLSRCQVYVLKALEEKDLIRVLHTAMEQDEKIKAKQVTLKETDALITISGGDARKLLNLFEIVCEAQKAPVVITDERVMEIAQKKIALYDKSGEQHYDIISAFIKSIRGSDPNAAVYWLARMIEGGEDLKFIARRMVISASEDIGMANANALLLANATFDAVTKIGYPEANLILSQCAIYLATSPKSNAACMAIGKALSTVNNTGDLPVPLHIRNAPTRLMKDLNYGKGYQYSHNFENNFSEQEYLPEKIAGTSFYEPGVNAREQELRNYLKKLWKEKYNY, from the coding sequence ATGACCCCATTAGCTGAACGCTTAAGGCCCATGACTTTAGATGAGCTGGCCGGGCAGGAGCACCTTACCGGGAAAGGCAGTATCCTCCGGAAATCTATTGAAACCGGCACGGTACCCAGCATGATCCTCTGGGGGCCGCCCGGTGTTGGTAAAACTACTATTGCAACCATTATTGCCAATACCGTCAACCGCCCGTTCATCGCGTTAAGCGCTATATCATCCGGGGTAAAAGATATAAGAGATGCCATTGCAACGGCCACTGCAAGCAGGGGGGCTATTTTATTTATTGATGAGATCCATCGTTTTAATAAAAGTCAGCAGGACGCCTTGCTGGGCGCCGTGGAAAAAGGGATCATCACCTTAATTGGCGCTACCACCGAAAATCCTTCTTTTGAAGTGAACAGTGCCTTGCTGAGCCGGTGCCAGGTTTATGTGCTGAAAGCCCTGGAAGAAAAAGACCTCATCCGGGTGTTGCATACGGCAATGGAGCAGGATGAGAAAATAAAAGCGAAACAGGTTACCTTAAAGGAAACAGATGCGCTGATCACCATTTCCGGCGGTGATGCCCGTAAGTTGTTAAACCTCTTTGAAATTGTTTGTGAGGCGCAGAAAGCGCCTGTAGTCATTACGGACGAACGCGTAATGGAAATTGCGCAAAAAAAAATAGCCTTATACGATAAGTCGGGTGAGCAGCATTATGATATTATTTCTGCCTTCATCAAATCCATCCGCGGCAGCGATCCTAATGCCGCGGTATATTGGCTGGCCCGGATGATCGAAGGGGGTGAAGACCTAAAGTTCATTGCCCGCCGCATGGTCATTTCCGCAAGTGAAGATATTGGCATGGCCAACGCCAATGCACTGCTTTTAGCCAATGCCACTTTTGATGCCGTAACAAAGATCGGTTATCCCGAAGCCAACCTGATCTTGTCACAATGCGCCATCTACCTGGCCACCTCTCCTAAAAGTAATGCCGCCTGTATGGCTATTGGCAAGGCATTGTCAACAGTAAACAATACAGGCGACCTGCCGGTGCCTCTGCACATCCGCAATGCGCCCACCCGGCTGATGAAAGACCTGAATTACGGCAAAGGCTATCAGTATTCACACAACTTTGAAAACAATTTCAGCGAACAGGAATACCTTCCCGAGAAAATTGCGGGCACTTCTTTTTACGAACCAGGAGTCAACGCGCGTGAACAGGAACTGCGCAATTATTTAAAAAAACTGTGGAAAGAAAAATATAACTACTGA
- a CDS encoding GNAT family N-acetyltransferase: MQEPNIEWTCKAFADLSTIELYQILQLRAAVFVVEQHCVYQDLDGKDLKGYHLIGWHNGAAVAYTRLLPKDVSYREQSIGRVVTAQTYRALGLGRVLMEQSIEASYRLFGKNPIRIGAQQHLKRFYESLGFQQASDVYEEDGIPHIEMVKS, translated from the coding sequence ATGCAAGAACCCAATATCGAGTGGACCTGCAAGGCTTTTGCAGACTTGTCAACAATCGAATTATACCAGATCCTGCAATTACGGGCGGCCGTTTTTGTAGTGGAGCAGCACTGCGTTTACCAGGATCTTGATGGAAAGGATCTGAAGGGGTATCATTTAATCGGTTGGCATAATGGCGCTGCTGTTGCTTATACGCGGTTACTACCCAAAGACGTTTCTTATCGGGAGCAATCGATCGGACGTGTGGTAACGGCGCAAACCTATAGGGCCTTAGGTCTTGGGCGGGTATTAATGGAACAGAGCATTGAAGCCAGCTACCGTTTGTTTGGCAAAAATCCCATCCGCATTGGCGCCCAGCAACACCTTAAACGCTTTTATGAATCCCTGGGCTTTCAACAAGCAAGCGACGTATATGAAGAGGATGGGATTCCGCATATTGAAATGGTGAAAAGCTAA
- a CDS encoding M56 family metallopeptidase, whose protein sequence is MPVIIDYILKLSICLAVVHLFYQLLLRRLTFYGWNRWYLLGYSMLSFIIPLIDIMPELQKKELDRNALVQLIPVFGFSSAATDPSFFESLTTWDWVLLIAALGSLILLARFLIMFCSFLRIKRKAQLISDDRTRIYQLDEDMRPFSFGNAIFINTELHSGEELEEIIRHEFVHVKQKHTLDIIWSELLCILLWFNPFVWLLRKSIKQNLEFLADKQVLQNGMDKKEYQYLLLKVMGNKQFAFTNHFNFSSLKNRIAMMNTLRSARVHLAKFLFLLPVVAVLLLAFRKEVLREVKKEAGSATTELPAKATGSLSETIQKELQLALIPKDTTPSKPGQKKYYVVVANAGFSKNIKDPADIVTRMRRSEWDANKEKYEREYGHAPAAKMHLSQDGERDFGFDSVYVMRRSPRTAVSVNPPLYIVDGKELDSKKGLSEIDANTIQSISVLKDNTAEKLYGEKGRNGVVIITTKKEGVMVVDSSNRGNIQLRLKNTDDTLLTPELRLHGAVAGVRITAKNANGTVSPDGNGVVHTESAGVAFERFDGVYLLDGKMMDKAALKNINSEKIKSINVFKNDKAREMEYGEKAKNGVIEIHTNDEKSDKAPQPAKKPDEVVVVGYGVKRPLQEVIVTGYGTRQTKAAPAREGQTLKLIPVEVKGYKKEAEDDKASPSTIKSDKPAALNLKPAKIYKFNLAYTATLKPAKVAVTDTIVFRSR, encoded by the coding sequence ATGCCTGTCATTATTGATTATATTCTGAAATTGAGTATTTGTCTTGCGGTGGTACATTTGTTTTACCAGCTACTGTTAAGGAGGCTTACCTTTTATGGCTGGAACCGTTGGTACCTGTTGGGGTATAGCATGCTGAGCTTTATCATTCCGTTGATTGATATTATGCCTGAGTTGCAAAAAAAAGAACTGGATCGAAATGCCCTGGTGCAACTGATTCCCGTATTTGGTTTTTCTTCTGCAGCCACCGATCCCTCTTTTTTTGAATCCTTAACTACCTGGGACTGGGTGCTGCTTATCGCTGCCCTGGGGTCATTGATCTTACTGGCCCGTTTCCTGATCATGTTCTGCTCTTTTCTACGCATTAAAAGAAAGGCACAACTGATATCTGACGATCGTACGCGTATTTACCAGTTGGATGAAGATATGCGGCCTTTTTCCTTTGGTAACGCTATTTTCATTAATACTGAATTGCACAGCGGCGAAGAATTGGAAGAGATTATCCGGCACGAATTTGTGCATGTAAAACAAAAGCATACGCTGGATATTATCTGGAGCGAATTGCTTTGCATCCTGCTTTGGTTTAACCCTTTTGTTTGGCTGTTGCGAAAAAGCATCAAGCAGAACCTGGAGTTTCTGGCAGACAAACAGGTGCTCCAAAACGGGATGGATAAGAAGGAATATCAGTACCTGTTGCTGAAGGTAATGGGCAATAAACAATTTGCGTTTACCAATCATTTTAATTTTTCTTCTTTAAAAAACAGGATTGCTATGATGAATACTCTTAGGTCGGCGAGGGTGCACCTGGCAAAATTCTTATTCCTCTTGCCCGTAGTGGCGGTGCTGCTATTGGCTTTTAGAAAAGAAGTACTGCGCGAAGTAAAAAAAGAAGCCGGGAGCGCTACCACAGAATTGCCCGCTAAGGCAACCGGCAGCTTAAGCGAAACTATCCAAAAAGAACTGCAATTGGCATTGATCCCAAAGGACACCACTCCGTCCAAACCGGGTCAAAAGAAATATTACGTAGTTGTAGCGAATGCAGGCTTCAGTAAGAATATAAAAGATCCTGCCGATATTGTTACAAGGATGCGCAGGTCTGAATGGGATGCCAATAAGGAAAAATACGAACGGGAATATGGACACGCACCCGCGGCAAAAATGCATTTGAGCCAGGATGGAGAAAGGGACTTTGGGTTTGATTCCGTATATGTGATGCGCCGGTCGCCACGTACCGCAGTATCTGTAAATCCTCCATTGTACATTGTAGATGGAAAGGAGCTTGACAGCAAAAAAGGTCTTAGTGAAATTGATGCCAATACGATCCAATCGATATCAGTTTTGAAAGACAATACCGCAGAGAAATTGTATGGAGAAAAAGGAAGGAATGGTGTGGTAATTATAACAACCAAAAAAGAAGGAGTTATGGTAGTCGATTCTAGTAACCGAGGCAATATTCAATTGCGGCTAAAGAACACGGATGATACTTTACTAACCCCAGAATTACGGTTACATGGCGCAGTTGCCGGGGTGCGTATTACAGCAAAGAATGCCAATGGAACGGTTAGTCCAGATGGCAATGGTGTGGTGCATACAGAATCTGCCGGGGTAGCTTTTGAAAGGTTCGACGGCGTGTATCTGCTTGACGGAAAGATGATGGACAAGGCTGCTCTTAAAAATATAAATTCCGAGAAGATCAAATCGATAAATGTGTTTAAGAATGATAAGGCAAGGGAAATGGAATATGGCGAAAAAGCGAAAAATGGGGTGATAGAAATACACACAAATGATGAGAAGAGCGATAAGGCCCCGCAACCGGCCAAAAAACCAGACGAGGTAGTGGTTGTGGGTTATGGTGTAAAAAGGCCCCTGCAAGAAGTAATAGTAACAGGTTATGGAACCAGACAAACGAAGGCTGCACCTGCCCGTGAAGGGCAAACCTTAAAATTAATCCCTGTTGAAGTAAAAGGGTATAAAAAGGAGGCGGAGGACGATAAAGCGTCGCCTTCTACAATAAAAAGCGATAAACCGGCTGCCCTTAATTTGAAACCTGCCAAAATTTATAAGTTCAATTTAGCTTATACGGCAACATTGAAACCGGCGAAAGTAGCCGTTACTGATACAATTGTGTTCAGGAGCAGGTAG
- a CDS encoding alpha/beta hydrolase: MKTHFFLASMMLLSYTVATAQSYQLSVVLDSFPSYTPANATIFLAGTMNGWNPNASNYQFQKQAGSYALSVPVKKGAIEFKLTGGSWEQGEAGPGGERAGNRSLQLNSDTVIHIVVKGWQDHFTKSEKMHTASKNVTILDRFYLPQLKRYRTLRIYLPPGYNKNQKRYPVVYLQDGQNIFDAYTSFAGEWDVDGFMDQTALPRAIVVAIDNGGDKRLNEYCPYGVKKIPGAEGDLYASFLGETLKPYIDKHYRTLKSKTNTFIAGSSMGGLISFYTALKYPKLFGNVGVFSPSFWVTDDKIYGDIKKLGPALNAFVYFYVGMQEGDTMPNDLLKAAQGLTAVSKSRVTVVIRSGGHHNEAAWRKEFPLFYQAAVSKKE; the protein is encoded by the coding sequence GTGAAAACACATTTTTTCCTGGCAAGCATGATGCTGCTGAGTTATACGGTAGCTACGGCGCAATCGTACCAACTTTCTGTTGTCCTGGATTCTTTCCCATCTTATACCCCTGCAAATGCAACGATTTTTCTTGCAGGCACTATGAACGGATGGAATCCAAATGCCAGTAATTACCAGTTTCAAAAACAAGCAGGCAGCTATGCGCTTTCTGTTCCGGTAAAGAAGGGCGCTATTGAGTTTAAACTTACCGGGGGAAGCTGGGAGCAGGGTGAAGCGGGTCCCGGCGGGGAGCGCGCCGGTAATCGAAGCCTGCAATTAAACTCCGATACCGTTATTCATATTGTTGTTAAAGGATGGCAGGATCATTTTACAAAAAGTGAAAAAATGCATACGGCAAGTAAAAATGTAACGATACTGGACCGGTTTTATCTACCGCAGTTAAAGCGCTACCGTACTTTAAGAATTTACCTGCCTCCGGGCTATAACAAGAATCAAAAGCGGTACCCGGTGGTATACCTTCAGGATGGGCAAAATATTTTTGACGCTTATACCTCGTTTGCAGGGGAATGGGATGTGGATGGGTTTATGGACCAGACCGCTCTTCCGCGCGCTATTGTTGTAGCCATTGATAATGGCGGCGATAAGCGGCTGAATGAGTATTGCCCTTATGGTGTAAAAAAGATTCCCGGCGCGGAAGGAGACTTGTATGCTTCTTTCCTGGGGGAAACCCTAAAACCTTATATTGATAAACATTATCGCACGTTAAAAAGCAAAACAAATACTTTTATAGCCGGCAGTTCTATGGGCGGACTGATCTCTTTTTATACCGCATTAAAATATCCAAAGCTGTTCGGCAATGTTGGTGTTTTTTCTCCGTCTTTCTGGGTAACGGATGATAAGATCTATGGTGATATAAAAAAGCTCGGGCCGGCTCTGAATGCGTTCGTTTATTTTTATGTGGGTATGCAGGAAGGAGATACGATGCCCAATGATCTGTTAAAGGCTGCGCAAGGGCTTACGGCGGTTTCAAAATCCCGTGTCACTGTTGTAATACGAAGCGGGGGGCATCATAATGAAGCAGCCTGGAGAAAAGAGTTTCCGCTTTTCTACCAGGCTGCCGTTTCAAAAAAAGAATAA
- a CDS encoding BlaI/MecI/CopY family transcriptional regulator, with product MKNLSAQEEQLMLAIWQVGEGNVKAFMDLMSEQLPYTTVASTIKNLEKKGYVSARLFGNVYVYKPAISEEEYKRKFMGNVVKDYFSNSYKELVNFFVDQKKLSAQELKDIVKLIESGKKK from the coding sequence ATGAAAAATTTATCAGCACAGGAAGAACAGTTAATGTTAGCCATATGGCAGGTAGGCGAAGGGAATGTAAAAGCTTTTATGGATCTGATGTCTGAACAACTGCCTTATACTACAGTGGCTTCTACTATTAAGAACCTGGAGAAAAAGGGATATGTGTCGGCGCGCCTTTTTGGCAATGTATATGTATACAAGCCGGCTATTTCTGAAGAAGAGTATAAACGGAAATTTATGGGCAATGTTGTAAAAGACTATTTCAGCAATTCGTACAAGGAGCTGGTGAACTTTTTTGTAGATCAGAAAAAATTATCGGCCCAGGAACTGAAAGATATTGTAAAGCTGATTGAATCGGGTAAGAAGAAATAG
- a CDS encoding transposase, giving the protein MLSLITEYPAFFTATNLEWKALLKPDKYKDIIINSLRFLVTAKRVKIFAFVIMRNHIHLIWQMMPDHSPDAVQRDFLKYTAQRIKKDLERLHPDTLQHFRVDAKDRAYQFWERNALSIELRSHPVFMQKLNYIHQNPVKARICKFPEAYKYSSAGFYETGKDYWGFLTHYHD; this is encoded by the coding sequence ATGCTATCCTTAATCACTGAATACCCGGCTTTTTTCACCGCTACCAACCTGGAATGGAAGGCGCTCCTGAAACCCGACAAATACAAGGACATTATCATCAACAGTCTGCGGTTTTTAGTAACTGCTAAACGCGTTAAGATTTTTGCTTTCGTAATCATGCGCAACCATATACATTTGATATGGCAGATGATGCCCGATCATTCACCTGATGCAGTGCAACGCGACTTTTTGAAATACACGGCACAGCGGATAAAGAAAGATCTGGAGCGTTTGCATCCAGACACATTGCAGCACTTTAGGGTTGACGCAAAAGACAGAGCATATCAGTTTTGGGAGCGAAACGCATTAAGCATAGAATTACGTTCACACCCGGTTTTTATGCAAAAACTCAATTACATCCATCAAAACCCAGTAAAAGCGAGAATTTGTAAATTTCCTGAAGCATACAAATATTCATCAGCCGGGTTTTATGAAACGGGGAAAGACTATTGGGGATTTTTAACACATTACCACGATTGA